The Mycolicibacterium insubricum DNA segment CCATCCACATCGAGCTTGAGATGGCCAAGCTCATGATGCAGAAGGCCGCGGCCCTGTACGACTCCGGTGACGACTGGGGCGCCGCCGAGGCCGCCAACATGGCCAAGTACGCCGCCGGCGAGGCATCGGTGCGCGCAGTCGACCAGTCCGTGCAGTGTCACGGCGGCAACGGCCTGACCGTCGAATACGGCGTCGCCTCGATGGTGACGGTGTCGCGGCTGGCCCGGATCGCGCCGATCAGCCGCGAGATGATCCTGAACTTCGTCGCGCAGACCTCGCTGGGTCTGCCCCGGTCGTACTGATGGATCAGCTCGTCGAGTACAGCGTCACCGACCGGGTGGCGCGGCTGACGCTGAACTCGCCGCACAACCGCAACGCGCTGTCCACCACGCTGGTCACCCAGCTGCGCGGGCGCCTCGACGATGCCGCGGCCGACCCCTCGGTGCGCATGGTGGTGCTGACCCACGCCGGACGGACGTTCTGCGCCGGAGCCGACCTGTCGGAGGTGTCGGGCGCGTCCCCAGAGGAGATGGCGGCCGGCCGGGCCGCCGAGATGACGGCGGTGCTGCGAGCCATCCTGGAGTGCCCGCGGCCGGTGATCGGAGTGGTCGACGGGCACGTGCGGGCCGGTGGGATGGGCCTGATCGGCGCGTGCGACCTGGTGCTGGCCGGCCCGAACTCCACCTTCGGCCTGACCGAAGCGAGGATCGGGGTGGCGCCGGCGATGATCTCGCTGACCCTGCTGCCGAAGCTCTCCCCGCGGGCGGCCGGCCGCTACTTCCTGACCGGGGAGACGTTCGACGCGGCCACCGCCGTCGAGATCGGTCTGGTCACGGTGGCCGCCGGCACCGCCGAGGACCTCAACGCCGCGCTGTCGGGCTTCGTCGAGGATCTCCGCAAGGGCTCCCCGCAGGGGCTGGCGGCCTCGAAGGCGCTGACGACGGCACCGATCCTGGCCGTCTTCGACCGGGATGCGCATCGGCTGGCCACCGAGTCGGCGCGGCTGTTCACCACCGCCGAGGCGCACGAGGGGATGCTGGCCTTCCTGCAGAAACGCCCGCCGGAATGGGCGCTGCCGGCGGGTGACTAGGCCGACGCCGGCTCGCGGAGCTTTTGGGATGACATCGATTCGCCACCCGCGTCGTCTATGCGGTGGCGGCCATTCGTCGTAGGCTCTGAGGGCGATGAGTGAGTCAGCCCGGAAGAACGCGCCGCCGCGCGCGGATGATACCGATCGGATTCAGCTCGCCCAGTTGCTGACCGATGCGGCTGCGACGGGCCGGCTGGATCTCGGTGAGTACGAGGACCGACTGGCGCGTGCGTACTCGGCCACCACCTACGCCGAGCTGGACCGGCTGACCGCCGACCTGCCCGAGATCGCCAATACCCGCCGCGGCGCCTGCAAGCCGGCGCCGTCGACGACACTGCTGGGGATCATGAGCGGTTTCGAGCGGCGCGGTCGTTGGAACGTGCCGCGGAAACTGACCATGTTCTCGCTGTGGGGTGGCGGGGTGGTGGACCTGCGGTATGCCGACTTCACCTCGCCCGACGTGGAGATCAAGGCCTACTCGATCATGGGCGGCCAGACCATCCTGCTGCCACCGGAGGTCAACGTCACCGTCGACGGCGCCAGCGTGATGGGCGCATTCGAGGATCACACCGCCGGCGAGGGGACACCGGGCGCGCCGGTGGTGACGGTCCGCGGCTTCTCGCTGTGGGGCGGTGTCACCGTCCGCCGCAAGAAACGACGTCGTCAGACGCCGAACGAGATCAGCTGACTACTCGCCCTTCGATTCTTGCTTCTTGGCCTTCTTGCCATAGGACTTACCGGCGCCGTCGTTCTTGGGCTTGGCGTCCTGCTGCCCGCCGTCGTCCTTCTTGACAGTCTGCTTCTGGGACCCGCCGCTGAGTGCATTGGAGATCCGCTCGCCGGCCTTCTGCAGACCACCCGTGATGCGGTTCGTGGTGTCTTGCATCCGCTGACCGAGGTTGGCACCCGAGGCCTTCTTCTGACCGGGGGCCTTCTTGGCGGTTGACGGGCCCGAACCGACGCCGTCGTTCACGGTGAGGTTCTGCTCGCTCAGTTGGTCCTTGGCCGCGGTGGCGCCGACCGGGTGCTCGGCATCTTCTCCGGCAACGGCGACAGTGGGCGCGGCCGCGCCGACGACCGGCGTGATGAGATTGCCCTTCGTAGCAACGTCGGGCGTTACCGAGGGCTCCGTGGCGGCCGCCGGCGGGGTGACCTCAGCCGCAGGCTGGGCCGCCGGGAGAGCTGCCAACGCAAGCTTCTTGTCGACAACCTTGCCCGGGACGAGGGTTTGAGCCTCTGTACTGGCCACCGCGAACGATTGCGTCAGCTTGGCGTCTTTCTGGTCGGCGGCTCCGAGGTCTTCGTTGCCGCCGATTTCACCATTCGACGGGTTGACACCGCGAGTGGTGTCGCCGACGAGCGATGCGACCTCGGTCTTCGGGGCGCCGACCTTCGCCAGCTGGTCCACCAATGATCCGACGGGCGTGCCCAGGACGTCGATGCCCAGGGTGTTCGACACCTGCTGCAGGACCTTCTTGATCACCACCGCCGTGGCGGCAAACGTCCCGTGGTTGCCCTGTTCATCTTCAAAGAACAGAGTGTTGAGGACGTCGCCCAAGTCCGTGCTCACCAGATCGGCTGCGGACACTGCCAAAAGCATAGGAATCACGCCCGGCTGCAGTAATAGATCACCGATGCCGTCCCCGAGGGAATTTCCAGCCAGGTAAACCGCATCCAGAGGGTTCAGCAGGTAATGCGCGACGGCGGCCTGCGGCGTGTCCGGGCCGCCGGTCAGTTCGCTGAACCCGACCTCCAGTCCAGCCTGAGGTCCAGCCCAGAAGTACCAGTCATCGGCTTCCACACCTGAGCCGAGCGCTTTGTCCACCAAGTAGTAGGCCGCCGCAAATGGACTGCCGATTTCAACATTCGCCGGGTAATCCGGATCAGGTTCAAACACGGTGCCCGTATAACCGTTGGACAACGCGTCCAGGAATCCCTGCAGCGTGATGTCCGACAACGACGTCATCCGGTAGCCGACGTGCACGTTTTCCAGCGGCTTGGAACCCGGGGCCGCCTCGACCTGGCCGCTGCCCGGCGCGAACAGCGACGGCCCGGCGGCCACGATGGCCGCTGCGGACACCAGCGCGACACCCGCCGACAAGATGGGCTTGCGTGGCATGCGAGTTCCCCCGGTCCGTGTCTCAGCCGTCTGCCATCGGTTTCAATCGAGAAGGCGAGGCCTTTTTCAGGTTCATCTTAGGTGGTCGGACCGACAATGTGCCACCTCGCCCCTATCGCCCGGCGGTAGGCTCGGTGTAGCCGCAAAACCGTCCCGATCGGCCATTCCGTCCCACCGAGCCGCCCCTACCGACGACCGGAGTCACATGTCCCCCACCATCAGCAGCGTCTCGGTGCTCGGCGCCGGGGTGCTGGGTTCCCAGATCGCCTTCCAGACCGCGATCAAGGGCTTCCCCGTCACCGTCTACGACATCAACGACGACGCGCTGACGACCGCCCGGAGCCGCTTCGACAAGCTCGCCGCAACCTACGTGAAGTCGGTGGCCGGGGTCGACGCCGACGCGGCCAAGGCGGCGCTGGACCGGCTCACCCTGACCACCGACCTGGCCGCGGCCGCCCAGTCTGACCTGGTCGTCGAGGCGGTGCCGGAGATCCTGGACCTCAAGCGGGAAACCTACGAGAAGCTCGACAAGCTGGCACCGGCGAAAACCATCTTTGCCAGCAACTCCTCGACGCTGCTGCCCAGTGACCTCAAAGACTTCACCGGCCGCCCGGACAGGTTCCTGAACCTGCACTTCGCCAACATGATCTGGCTGCACAACACCGCCGAGGTGATGGGTTCCCCGGACACCGACCCGAAGGTCTACGCCGAGGTCGTCGCATTCGCCAAGGCCATCGGCATGGTCCCGATCGAGCTGCACAAGGAGAAGGCCGGCTACGTGCTGAACTCACTGCTGGTGCCGTTCCTGCGGGCCGGCATGGAACTGGTCGCCGGCGGCTACGCCGACCCGGGCGATGTCGACGAGACCTGGCGGGTCGGCACCGGCGCACCGGCCGGGCCCTGTCAGATCTGGGACGTCGTCGGCATGCGCACCGGCTACAACATCATGGCCGCCGGCACCGACGAGGAGAAGCAGCTCGCCGCCTGGCTGAAGAAGAACTACATCGACCAGGGCAAGCTCGGCCTGGAGTCCGGCGAGGGCTTCTACAAGTACACCTGAGCTGCAAACAGTTCAGCGGCGGCGGCGCGAGGTCAGGTAGTCGCCGACGACGGCGGCACCCAGGCCGTCGAGGTCGGGATCGATGACCCGGCCGCCCACCCGTCGGGCGATCTGGTCGATGAACCGCGCCAGCCCGGGATCGTCGCCGAGGCGGAAGATGGTGATCTGCGCGCCGAGGCGGGCGACCTCGTCGAACGCCCGGACGGTCAGCCCGATGGTCCGCGGGTGCGGCGGATACCCGAAGAACGCCTCGGCGCCGTCACCGAAATCCTCCAGGTGCGCGGTCGGCTCACCGTCGGTGACGATCAGCACCACCGGCGCGGCGTTGGGGTGCCGGCGCAGGTGCCGGGCGGCCAGCAGCAGCGCGTGATGCAGGTTGGTGCCCTGCTCGTAGGCGGCCTCCAGCCCGGTCAGTTCGGCGGTGGTCAGCGTGCGGGCCTGCCGGCCGAACGCGATCACCTGGAGCTCGTCGGAGCGGAACCGGGTGCTGATCAGGTGGTTGAGCGCCAGCGCGGTGCGCTTCATCGGCACCCAGCGGTCCTCCATCACCATGGAGAACGAGGTGTCCACAAGCAGCGCGACGGCGGCCTGGGTGCGGGTCTCGGTCTCGGACACCTCGACGTCGTCGACGGTCAGGCGCAACGGGCCGTCCTCACCGGTACCGGCGCGGCGCAGCACCGCGTTGGTCAGACTGCGGGTGACGTTCCAGGGCTCGGTGTCGCCGAACTCCCACGCCCGGGTCGCGCCGGTCAGCTCACCGGCGGCACCGGCGCGACGGGTGTTGCGTTCCCCGTGTCGCGCGGACAGCCGCTCGGCGACGTCGCGCAGCGCGGCCTTGCCCAACTGCCGCATGGCCTTCGGC contains these protein-coding regions:
- a CDS encoding 3-hydroxyacyl-CoA dehydrogenase yields the protein MSPTISSVSVLGAGVLGSQIAFQTAIKGFPVTVYDINDDALTTARSRFDKLAATYVKSVAGVDADAAKAALDRLTLTTDLAAAAQSDLVVEAVPEILDLKRETYEKLDKLAPAKTIFASNSSTLLPSDLKDFTGRPDRFLNLHFANMIWLHNTAEVMGSPDTDPKVYAEVVAFAKAIGMVPIELHKEKAGYVLNSLLVPFLRAGMELVAGGYADPGDVDETWRVGTGAPAGPCQIWDVVGMRTGYNIMAAGTDEEKQLAAWLKKNYIDQGKLGLESGEGFYKYT
- a CDS encoding metallophosphoesterase family protein, yielding MPRKPILSAGVALVSAAAIVAAGPSLFAPGSGQVEAAPGSKPLENVHVGYRMTSLSDITLQGFLDALSNGYTGTVFEPDPDYPANVEIGSPFAAAYYLVDKALGSGVEADDWYFWAGPQAGLEVGFSELTGGPDTPQAAVAHYLLNPLDAVYLAGNSLGDGIGDLLLQPGVIPMLLAVSAADLVSTDLGDVLNTLFFEDEQGNHGTFAATAVVIKKVLQQVSNTLGIDVLGTPVGSLVDQLAKVGAPKTEVASLVGDTTRGVNPSNGEIGGNEDLGAADQKDAKLTQSFAVASTEAQTLVPGKVVDKKLALAALPAAQPAAEVTPPAAATEPSVTPDVATKGNLITPVVGAAAPTVAVAGEDAEHPVGATAAKDQLSEQNLTVNDGVGSGPSTAKKAPGQKKASGANLGQRMQDTTNRITGGLQKAGERISNALSGGSQKQTVKKDDGGQQDAKPKNDGAGKSYGKKAKKQESKGE
- a CDS encoding enoyl-CoA hydratase family protein — translated: MDQLVEYSVTDRVARLTLNSPHNRNALSTTLVTQLRGRLDDAAADPSVRMVVLTHAGRTFCAGADLSEVSGASPEEMAAGRAAEMTAVLRAILECPRPVIGVVDGHVRAGGMGLIGACDLVLAGPNSTFGLTEARIGVAPAMISLTLLPKLSPRAAGRYFLTGETFDAATAVEIGLVTVAAGTAEDLNAALSGFVEDLRKGSPQGLAASKALTTAPILAVFDRDAHRLATESARLFTTAEAHEGMLAFLQKRPPEWALPAGD
- a CDS encoding DUF1707 SHOCT-like domain-containing protein, whose product is MSESARKNAPPRADDTDRIQLAQLLTDAAATGRLDLGEYEDRLARAYSATTYAELDRLTADLPEIANTRRGACKPAPSTTLLGIMSGFERRGRWNVPRKLTMFSLWGGGVVDLRYADFTSPDVEIKAYSIMGGQTILLPPEVNVTVDGASVMGAFEDHTAGEGTPGAPVVTVRGFSLWGGVTVRRKKRRRQTPNEIS